One stretch of Rathayibacter festucae DSM 15932 DNA includes these proteins:
- the treZ gene encoding malto-oligosyltrehalose trehalohydrolase — protein MISTTPYRYALPVSGPERFDVWAPEASSVELALGAGGTVAMARFGDEGWWRVSGSVAATGEVDYGYLVDGKGPFPDPRSRRQPGGVHELSRSYDPSAFEWADQAWTGRQLAGAVIYELHIGTFTPEGTLDSAAGRLEHLRSIGVDFIEILPVNAVNGTHNWGYDGVLWYAVSEAYGGPEAYQRFVDAAHRAGLGIVQDVVYNHLGPSGNYLPEFGPYLKNEKANTWGSSINLDGEGSDVVRGYILDNALMWLRDYHVDALRLDAVHALSDERAVHVLEEMAAEVAVLSADVGRPLTLIAESDLNDPTLITPREAGGYGLDAQWSDDFHHAVHVALTGETTGYYEDFAPLGALGKVLTRGFFHDGTLSTFRGRHHGRPIDTERMPTWRLVVCSQNHDQIGNRAIGDRLTATLDEGRLAIAAALTLLGPFTPMLFMGEEWAASTPWQFFTSHPEKDLGEATAKGRIEEFAKMGWDPEVVPDPQDPETFERSKLDWSEAEEGRGARILAVYRELAALRRRFPELTDPRFGSVRVELDEDERWLTLGRGRVTIAINVGESSARVPLPEVAESLLAVGEYAVQPGDTEVDLGASSLLITLSDAE, from the coding sequence GTGATCAGCACGACGCCCTACCGCTACGCCCTGCCCGTCTCCGGACCCGAGCGCTTCGACGTGTGGGCGCCCGAGGCGTCCTCCGTCGAGCTCGCCCTGGGTGCGGGCGGGACGGTCGCGATGGCCCGCTTCGGCGACGAGGGCTGGTGGCGGGTCTCCGGGTCGGTCGCCGCGACCGGCGAGGTCGACTACGGCTACCTGGTGGACGGCAAGGGCCCGTTCCCGGACCCGCGCTCGCGCCGCCAGCCCGGCGGAGTCCACGAGCTCTCCCGCAGCTACGACCCGAGCGCGTTCGAGTGGGCCGACCAGGCCTGGACGGGCCGCCAGCTGGCGGGGGCCGTGATCTACGAGCTGCACATCGGCACCTTCACCCCCGAGGGCACGCTCGACTCGGCCGCCGGCCGGCTCGAGCACCTGCGCTCGATCGGCGTCGACTTCATCGAGATCCTCCCGGTCAACGCGGTGAACGGCACGCACAACTGGGGCTACGACGGCGTCCTCTGGTACGCCGTCTCGGAGGCCTACGGCGGACCGGAGGCGTACCAGCGCTTCGTCGATGCGGCGCACCGCGCGGGACTGGGCATCGTGCAGGACGTGGTCTACAACCACCTCGGCCCGAGCGGCAACTACCTGCCCGAGTTCGGCCCGTACCTCAAGAACGAGAAGGCCAACACCTGGGGCAGCTCGATCAACCTCGACGGGGAGGGCTCGGACGTCGTCCGCGGCTACATCCTCGACAACGCGCTGATGTGGCTGCGCGACTACCACGTCGACGCCCTGCGCCTCGATGCGGTGCACGCGCTCTCGGACGAGCGCGCCGTGCACGTGCTCGAGGAGATGGCCGCCGAGGTCGCGGTGCTCTCGGCCGACGTCGGGCGCCCGCTGACCCTGATCGCGGAGTCGGACCTCAACGACCCGACGCTGATCACCCCGCGCGAGGCGGGCGGCTACGGGCTCGACGCGCAGTGGAGCGACGACTTCCACCACGCCGTGCACGTCGCCCTCACCGGCGAGACGACCGGCTACTACGAGGACTTCGCGCCGCTCGGCGCGCTCGGCAAGGTCCTCACCCGCGGCTTCTTCCACGACGGCACTCTCTCCACGTTCCGCGGCCGGCACCACGGACGCCCGATCGACACCGAGCGGATGCCGACCTGGCGCCTCGTGGTCTGCAGCCAGAACCACGACCAGATCGGCAACCGGGCGATCGGCGACCGGCTGACCGCGACCCTCGACGAGGGCCGGCTGGCGATCGCCGCCGCGCTGACGCTGCTCGGCCCGTTCACCCCGATGCTCTTCATGGGCGAGGAGTGGGCGGCGTCCACCCCGTGGCAGTTCTTCACCTCGCACCCGGAGAAGGATCTCGGCGAGGCGACGGCGAAGGGCCGCATCGAGGAGTTCGCGAAGATGGGCTGGGACCCGGAGGTCGTGCCCGACCCGCAGGACCCCGAGACCTTCGAGCGCTCCAAGCTCGACTGGTCCGAGGCGGAGGAGGGGCGCGGTGCCCGCATCCTCGCCGTCTACCGCGAGCTGGCGGCGCTGCGCCGCCGCTTCCCCGAGCTGACCGACCCGCGCTTCGGCTCGGTGCGCGTCGAGCTCGACGAGGACGAGCGCTGGCTCACCCTGGGCCGCGGCCGGGTGACGATCGCGATCAACGTCGGCGAGTCGTCGGCGCGGGTCCCGCTGCCCGAGGTGGCGGAGTCGCTCCTCGCCGTGGGCGAGTACGCGGTCCAGCCCGGTGACACCGAGGTCGACCTCGGCGCGTCCTCGCTGCTGATCACGCTCAGCGACGCCGAGTAG
- the treY gene encoding malto-oligosyltrehalose synthase, protein MRLPASTYRLQIRSGFDLDEAATVADYVRSLGADWLYFSPLLTAEPGSDHGYDVVDHSKVDPARGGGEGLAHASAAARKEGLGVLIDIVPNHMGVATPVENAWWWDLLKHGRDSRCAEAFDIDWAAGDGKLRVPILGDGASEGDSDSELDALEVVGDELHYYENRLPIAPGTAEPGDSGRTVHARQSYELVNWRRADAELNYRRFFAVNTLAAITVERPEVFEASHREIVRWFTEGLADGLRVDHPDGLADPGGYLDDLARAIDGAPVWVEKILEGDEQLPAHWATVGTTGYDALADIDRILVDPDARPVLEGLDAELGDGGEPVDWADLIHDTKRGIADSILRSEVLRLARLIPQVDGADDAIAELLATFPVYRSYLPYGGEHLEHARLDARHRRPEIAATIDEVAALLEETGTPVSVRFQQTSGMVMAKGVEDTAFYRYSRLTSLNEVGADPDEFAIDLEEFHRRQGVRQASFPASLTTLSTHDTKRGEDTRARITALAEDAEAWAETLRSLHEHAGFGDGPVEHLLWEAIVGTWPASRERLHAYAEKASREAGSSTMWTAPDEAFEKRMHAAVDAAFDDAAVRRLIEDTVARVSADGWSNSLSAKLVQLTAPGIPDVYQGSELWETSLVDPDNRRPVDFAERRALLERIDGGWLPEIDAEGAAKLLVTSRALRLRRDRPELFTRYAAVPAIGPAAEHAIAFDRGGALMVATRLPARLAAEGGWGETLIVLPGHPVVDVLTGRTFAGGPTAVSEILGGGYPVALLAPVA, encoded by the coding sequence TTGCGACTGCCCGCCTCCACCTACCGACTCCAGATCCGCTCCGGCTTCGATCTCGACGAGGCCGCGACGGTGGCCGACTACGTGCGCTCCCTCGGCGCCGACTGGCTGTACTTCTCGCCGCTGCTGACCGCCGAGCCCGGCTCGGACCACGGCTACGACGTCGTCGACCACTCGAAGGTCGACCCGGCCCGCGGCGGCGGCGAGGGCCTCGCCCACGCCTCCGCGGCGGCGAGGAAGGAGGGCCTCGGCGTCCTCATCGACATCGTGCCGAACCACATGGGCGTCGCGACGCCGGTGGAGAACGCCTGGTGGTGGGACCTGCTCAAGCACGGGCGGGACTCCCGCTGCGCCGAGGCGTTCGACATCGACTGGGCGGCGGGTGACGGCAAGCTGCGCGTGCCGATCCTCGGTGACGGAGCCTCCGAAGGCGACAGCGACAGCGAGCTGGACGCGCTCGAAGTCGTCGGCGACGAGCTGCACTACTACGAGAACCGCCTGCCGATCGCGCCCGGCACCGCCGAGCCCGGCGACTCCGGCCGCACCGTGCACGCCCGGCAGAGCTACGAGCTGGTCAACTGGCGCCGCGCCGACGCCGAGCTGAACTACCGCCGCTTCTTCGCGGTCAACACCCTCGCCGCGATCACGGTCGAGCGGCCCGAGGTCTTCGAGGCCTCGCACCGCGAGATCGTCCGCTGGTTCACCGAGGGCCTGGCCGACGGCCTGCGCGTCGACCACCCGGACGGCCTGGCCGACCCGGGCGGCTACCTGGACGACCTCGCCCGCGCCATCGACGGCGCACCGGTCTGGGTCGAGAAGATCCTCGAGGGCGACGAGCAGCTGCCCGCGCACTGGGCGACCGTGGGCACCACCGGCTACGACGCGCTCGCCGACATCGACCGAATCCTCGTCGACCCCGACGCCCGTCCGGTGCTCGAGGGCCTGGACGCGGAGCTGGGCGACGGCGGCGAGCCGGTGGACTGGGCCGACCTGATCCACGACACCAAGCGCGGCATCGCCGACAGCATCCTCCGCTCCGAGGTGCTCCGCCTGGCCCGCCTGATCCCGCAGGTCGACGGCGCGGACGACGCGATCGCCGAGCTGCTCGCGACCTTCCCGGTCTACCGCAGCTACCTGCCCTACGGCGGCGAGCACCTCGAGCACGCACGGCTCGACGCGCGACACCGCCGCCCCGAGATCGCCGCGACGATCGACGAGGTCGCCGCGCTGCTCGAGGAGACCGGCACCCCCGTGTCGGTCCGCTTCCAGCAGACCTCCGGCATGGTGATGGCGAAGGGTGTCGAGGACACGGCGTTCTACCGCTACAGCCGCCTCACCTCGCTCAACGAGGTCGGCGCCGACCCGGACGAGTTCGCGATCGACCTGGAGGAGTTCCACCGCCGCCAGGGCGTCCGCCAGGCGTCCTTCCCGGCCTCGCTCACCACGCTGTCGACGCACGACACCAAGCGCGGTGAGGACACCCGCGCGCGCATCACCGCCCTCGCGGAGGACGCCGAGGCCTGGGCCGAGACGCTCCGCTCGCTGCACGAGCACGCCGGCTTCGGCGACGGACCGGTCGAGCACCTGCTCTGGGAGGCGATCGTCGGCACCTGGCCCGCGTCCCGCGAGCGCCTGCACGCCTACGCCGAGAAGGCGTCGCGCGAGGCCGGCAGCTCGACGATGTGGACCGCTCCGGACGAGGCGTTCGAGAAGCGGATGCACGCGGCGGTCGACGCCGCCTTCGACGACGCGGCCGTGCGCCGCCTGATCGAGGACACCGTGGCGCGCGTCTCGGCCGACGGCTGGTCGAACAGCCTCTCGGCCAAGCTCGTCCAGCTGACGGCGCCGGGCATCCCGGACGTCTACCAGGGCAGCGAGCTGTGGGAGACGTCGCTCGTCGACCCCGACAACCGCCGCCCGGTCGACTTCGCCGAGCGCCGGGCGCTGCTCGAGCGGATCGACGGCGGCTGGCTGCCGGAGATCGACGCGGAGGGCGCGGCCAAGCTGCTCGTCACCTCGCGGGCCCTGCGCCTGCGCCGCGACCGGCCGGAGCTGTTCACGCGCTACGCCGCCGTCCCCGCCATCGGGCCGGCCGCCGAGCACGCGATCGCCTTCGACCGCGGCGGTGCGCTGATGGTCGCCACCCGCCTGCCCGCGCGGCTCGCGGCCGAGGGCGGCTGGGGCGAGACCCTGATCGTCCTGCCGGGGCACCCGGTCGTGGACGTCCTCACCGGGCGCACCTTCGCCGGCGGGCCGACCGCCGTGTCGGAGATCCTCGGCGGCGGCTACCCGGTCGCCCTGCTCGCACCGGTCGCCTGA
- the glgX gene encoding glycogen debranching protein GlgX, with product METWPGTAYPLGATFDGSGTNFALFSEAAERVELCLFEEDGTETRVEVLESDAYVWHCYLPQVQPGQRYGYRVHGAYDPDGGHRCNPNKLLLDPYAKAVSGEIDWDQSLFSYTFGDPDSTNDEDSAPHMMMGVVINPFFDWAGDRRPRTSYDSTVIYEAHVKGLTKSHPDVPEELRGTYAGVAHPAVIAHLKHLGITALELMPVHQFVNDSTLIEKGLSNYWGYNTIGFFAPQNTYTATGDLGQQVQEFKSMVKALHAAGIEVILDVVYNHTAEGNHLGPTLSFRGIDNEAYYRLVDDDKRYYMDYTGTGNTLNVRHPHSLQLIMDSLRYWVTEMRVDGFRFDLASALAREFYDVDRLSTFFELVQQDPVVSQVKLIAEPWDVGPGGYQVGNFPPQWTEWNGKYRDTVRDFWRGEPSTLGEFASRLTGSADLYARSGRYPVASINFVTAHDGFTLRDLVSYNEKHNDANGEDGNDGESHNRSWNHGAEGPTDDPKVLGLRARQQRNFLATMLISQGVPMILHGDELGRTQNGNNNTYAQDSELTWIDWEKADKPLVEFTAALIRLRAEHPTFRRGRFFDGRPVLRGTGEPLPDIVWFKADGTEMTPSDWDSGLDRSVGIYLNGNGIRERDERGQPVVDDSFLLYFNADDVDVEFTIPADEYAVEWAVLVDTAGAEADSVPRPAGAILTVQAKSLVILQEHSAPEPEVDHSVAASLASLAATSAIPIITTTGHTSPHEESTDSATAPSTGA from the coding sequence GTGGAGACCTGGCCCGGAACCGCCTACCCCTTGGGCGCCACCTTCGATGGAAGCGGCACGAACTTCGCCCTCTTCAGCGAGGCAGCCGAGCGCGTCGAGCTGTGCCTCTTCGAGGAGGACGGCACCGAGACGCGCGTCGAGGTGCTCGAGTCGGACGCCTACGTCTGGCACTGCTACCTCCCGCAGGTCCAGCCCGGCCAGCGCTACGGCTACCGCGTCCACGGCGCGTACGACCCGGACGGCGGACACCGCTGCAACCCGAACAAGCTGCTGCTGGACCCGTACGCGAAGGCCGTCTCGGGCGAGATCGACTGGGACCAGTCGCTCTTCTCGTACACCTTCGGCGACCCGGACTCGACCAACGACGAGGACTCGGCGCCGCACATGATGATGGGCGTGGTCATCAACCCGTTCTTCGACTGGGCCGGCGACCGCCGCCCGCGCACCTCCTACGACAGCACCGTGATCTACGAGGCGCACGTGAAGGGGCTCACCAAGAGCCACCCCGACGTGCCGGAGGAGCTGCGCGGCACCTACGCCGGCGTCGCCCACCCCGCCGTGATCGCGCACCTCAAGCACCTCGGCATCACCGCGCTCGAGCTGATGCCGGTGCACCAGTTCGTCAACGACTCGACGCTGATCGAGAAGGGCCTCTCGAACTACTGGGGCTACAACACGATCGGCTTCTTCGCGCCGCAGAACACCTACACCGCCACCGGCGACCTGGGCCAGCAGGTCCAGGAGTTCAAGAGCATGGTGAAGGCGCTGCACGCGGCCGGCATCGAGGTCATCCTCGACGTGGTCTACAACCACACCGCGGAGGGCAACCACCTCGGCCCGACGCTGTCGTTCCGCGGCATCGACAACGAGGCGTACTACCGCCTGGTCGACGACGACAAGCGCTACTACATGGACTACACCGGCACCGGCAACACCCTGAACGTGCGCCACCCGCACTCGCTGCAGTTGATCATGGACTCGCTGCGCTACTGGGTGACCGAGATGCGGGTCGACGGCTTCCGCTTCGACCTCGCCTCGGCGCTGGCCCGCGAGTTCTACGACGTCGACCGGCTCTCCACCTTCTTCGAGCTCGTCCAGCAGGACCCGGTGGTCTCGCAGGTCAAGCTGATCGCCGAGCCGTGGGACGTCGGCCCCGGCGGCTACCAGGTCGGCAACTTCCCGCCGCAGTGGACGGAGTGGAACGGCAAGTACCGCGACACCGTCCGCGACTTCTGGCGCGGCGAGCCCTCGACGCTGGGCGAGTTCGCCTCGCGGCTCACCGGCTCGGCCGACCTCTACGCGCGCTCCGGCCGCTACCCGGTCGCCTCGATCAACTTCGTCACCGCGCACGACGGCTTCACCCTCCGCGACCTCGTCTCCTACAACGAGAAGCACAACGACGCCAACGGCGAGGACGGCAACGACGGCGAGTCGCACAACCGCTCCTGGAACCACGGCGCCGAGGGCCCGACCGACGACCCGAAGGTCCTCGGCCTCCGCGCCCGCCAGCAGCGCAACTTCCTCGCGACGATGCTGATCTCGCAGGGCGTGCCGATGATCCTGCACGGCGACGAGCTCGGCCGCACGCAGAACGGCAACAACAACACCTACGCGCAGGACAGCGAGCTGACCTGGATCGACTGGGAGAAGGCGGACAAGCCCCTGGTGGAGTTCACCGCGGCGCTGATCCGCCTCCGCGCCGAGCACCCGACCTTCCGTCGCGGCCGCTTCTTCGACGGGCGCCCCGTCCTGCGCGGCACCGGCGAGCCGCTGCCGGACATCGTCTGGTTCAAGGCCGACGGCACCGAGATGACGCCGTCGGACTGGGACTCGGGCCTGGACCGCTCGGTCGGCATCTACCTCAACGGCAACGGGATCCGCGAGCGCGACGAGCGCGGCCAGCCGGTCGTCGACGACAGCTTCCTGCTCTACTTCAACGCCGACGACGTGGACGTGGAGTTCACGATCCCGGCCGACGAGTACGCGGTGGAGTGGGCCGTCCTGGTCGACACCGCCGGAGCGGAGGCCGACTCGGTCCCGCGTCCCGCCGGCGCGATCCTCACCGTGCAGGCGAAGTCGCTCGTGATCCTCCAGGAGCACAGCGCGCCCGAGCCCGAGGTCGACCACTCGGTCGCCGCCTCGCTGGCCTCGCTCGCCGCCACCTCGGCCATCCCGATCATCACCACCACGGGCCACACCAGCCCCCACGAGGAGTCGACCGACTCCGCGACCGCCCCCTCGACAGGAGCCTGA
- a CDS encoding DEAD/DEAH box helicase, which translates to MNSPSNFGHQVGTSAAEHLSPSFPGRAPWGTANKLRAWQAEALEAYFQHEPRDFLAAATPGAGKTTFALRLAAELLHNRTVDRITVVAPTEHLKRQWAEAAHRVGIRLDPTFTNRMGRHAKHYHGVAVTYAQVAVRPELHRELTLSGRSLVILDEVHHGGDALSWGDAIREAFEPAARRLSLTGTPFRSDTAPIPFVSYLPDQEGIRTSLTDYAYGYGRALADGVVRPVLFMVYAGQMRWKSKAGDEMEARLGEGNTKDITSQAWRTALDPKGEWIPSVLRAANTRLTEVRRGIPDAGGLVIATDHYAARAYAAMLREISGEPVTVVLSDEKEASDRIEEFSKGDSRWMVAVRMVSEGVDVPRLAVGVYATSASTPLFFAQAIGRFVRARRRGETASIFLPNVPGLLALAGSMEQQRDHALDRRVSDDEEYPEADLMADAEREAKASSDLLEEGRFESLGSAATFDRVMYEGAEFGMEVEVESEEELDFIGLPGLLEPEQVRELLQHRQQRQAKRAGGRAGAHGAQAPVEAKESEIPAPLYRTLKEQRSLLNSLVGLWARNTGETHGQVHTELRRLCGGPAVAQASVTQLQARIDLLRKRIGSH; encoded by the coding sequence GTGAACAGTCCCTCGAACTTCGGTCATCAGGTCGGCACCTCCGCCGCGGAGCACCTGTCCCCGTCGTTCCCCGGCAGGGCGCCGTGGGGCACCGCGAACAAGCTGCGGGCCTGGCAGGCGGAGGCCCTCGAGGCCTACTTCCAGCACGAGCCGCGGGACTTCCTCGCGGCCGCGACGCCCGGCGCCGGCAAGACGACGTTCGCCCTCCGGCTTGCCGCCGAGCTGCTGCACAACCGCACCGTCGACCGCATCACCGTCGTCGCCCCGACCGAGCACCTCAAGCGCCAGTGGGCCGAGGCGGCGCACCGCGTCGGCATCCGGCTCGACCCCACCTTCACCAACCGGATGGGCCGGCACGCCAAGCACTACCACGGCGTCGCCGTCACCTACGCGCAGGTCGCCGTGCGGCCCGAGCTGCATCGCGAGCTGACCCTCTCCGGCCGCTCGCTGGTCATCCTGGACGAGGTGCACCACGGCGGCGACGCGCTGAGCTGGGGCGACGCGATCCGCGAGGCCTTCGAGCCGGCCGCCCGGCGCCTCTCGCTCACCGGGACCCCGTTCCGCTCCGACACCGCGCCGATCCCGTTCGTCAGCTACCTGCCCGACCAGGAGGGCATCCGCACCTCGCTGACCGACTACGCCTACGGCTACGGCCGTGCGCTCGCCGACGGCGTCGTCCGGCCGGTGCTCTTCATGGTCTACGCGGGCCAGATGCGCTGGAAGTCGAAGGCCGGCGACGAGATGGAGGCGCGGCTCGGCGAGGGCAACACCAAGGACATCACCTCGCAGGCCTGGCGCACGGCGCTCGACCCCAAGGGGGAGTGGATCCCCTCGGTCCTCCGCGCGGCGAACACCCGGCTGACCGAGGTGCGCCGCGGGATCCCCGACGCGGGCGGCCTCGTCATCGCGACCGACCACTACGCGGCCCGCGCCTACGCGGCGATGCTCCGCGAGATCAGCGGCGAGCCGGTCACCGTCGTCCTCTCCGATGAGAAGGAGGCGAGCGACCGGATCGAGGAGTTCTCCAAGGGCGACAGCCGGTGGATGGTCGCCGTGCGGATGGTGTCGGAGGGCGTGGACGTGCCGCGCCTGGCCGTCGGCGTCTACGCCACCTCCGCCTCCACTCCGCTCTTCTTCGCGCAGGCGATCGGGCGCTTCGTCCGGGCCCGGCGCCGCGGCGAGACCGCCTCGATCTTCCTGCCCAACGTGCCGGGGCTGCTCGCGCTCGCGGGCTCGATGGAGCAGCAGCGCGACCACGCCCTCGACCGCCGCGTCTCGGACGACGAGGAGTACCCCGAGGCCGACCTGATGGCCGACGCGGAGCGCGAGGCCAAGGCGTCCTCCGACCTGCTCGAGGAGGGCCGCTTCGAGTCGCTCGGCTCGGCCGCCACCTTCGACCGCGTGATGTACGAGGGCGCGGAGTTCGGGATGGAGGTGGAGGTCGAGAGCGAGGAGGAGCTCGACTTCATCGGCCTGCCCGGTCTGCTCGAGCCCGAGCAGGTGCGCGAGCTGCTGCAGCACCGCCAGCAGCGGCAGGCGAAGCGCGCGGGCGGGCGGGCCGGCGCCCACGGTGCGCAGGCTCCGGTGGAGGCGAAGGAGAGCGAGATCCCCGCGCCGCTCTACCGCACGCTCAAGGAGCAGCGCAGCCTGCTGAACTCGCTGGTCGGGCTCTGGGCCCGCAACACGGGGGAGACCCACGGCCAGGTGCACACCGAGCTGCGCAGGCTCTGCGGCGGGCCCGCGGTGGCGCAGGCGAGCGTGACGCAGCTGCAGGCGCGGATCGACCTGCTGCGGAAGCGGATCGGCTCGCACTGA
- a CDS encoding SGNH/GDSL hydrolase family protein gives MVEQRHPWSRYVALGDSFTEGIGDPEPSSPGGHRGWADRVAEVLGSQNDDFAYANLAVRGRLLQQIVDEQIEPALALRPDLITISAGGNDVIRPGTDPDDIARRFEEGLARLRSDGATVVLFTGVDVSFSPVFARIRGKVAIFNENLRALAERYDCIVADQWSLQEIQDVRMWAPDRLHLNPHGHHEVARMVLKALNVENTLRPFAPEPAPTPTWRAARREDAKWAREYLVPWVLRRVRHQSSGDFVTAKRPDAGPYLQRPPESIPGTPVPGNATPEEVAADIATAGVRIVVDDTDS, from the coding sequence ATGGTCGAGCAGCGTCATCCGTGGTCCCGCTACGTCGCCCTGGGCGACTCCTTCACCGAGGGGATCGGCGATCCCGAGCCCTCCAGCCCCGGCGGTCACCGCGGCTGGGCCGACCGCGTCGCGGAGGTGCTCGGCAGCCAGAACGACGACTTCGCCTACGCGAACCTGGCCGTGCGCGGGCGGCTGCTGCAGCAGATCGTCGACGAGCAGATCGAGCCGGCTCTCGCGCTGCGCCCGGACCTGATCACCATCTCCGCGGGCGGCAACGACGTCATCCGCCCCGGCACCGACCCGGACGACATCGCCCGCCGCTTCGAGGAGGGACTCGCCCGGCTGCGCTCGGACGGCGCGACGGTGGTGCTCTTCACCGGAGTCGACGTCAGCTTCTCCCCCGTCTTCGCGCGGATCCGCGGCAAGGTGGCCATCTTCAACGAGAACCTGCGCGCGCTCGCCGAGCGCTACGACTGCATCGTCGCCGACCAGTGGTCGCTGCAGGAGATCCAGGACGTGCGGATGTGGGCGCCGGATCGCCTGCACCTCAACCCGCACGGCCACCACGAGGTGGCGCGGATGGTGCTGAAGGCCCTCAACGTCGAGAACACCCTCCGCCCGTTCGCTCCGGAGCCGGCGCCGACGCCGACCTGGCGGGCCGCCCGCCGCGAGGACGCGAAGTGGGCCCGCGAGTACCTCGTCCCCTGGGTGCTGCGCCGAGTGCGCCACCAGTCCTCCGGCGACTTCGTCACCGCGAAGCGCCCCGACGCCGGCCCCTACCTGCAGCGCCCGCCCGAGTCGATCCCCGGCACCCCCGTCCCCGGCAACGCGACCCCGGAGGAGGTCGCCGCCGACATCGCGACGGCCGGCGTCCGCATCGTCGTCGACGACACCGACTCGTAG
- a CDS encoding D-alanyl-D-alanine carboxypeptidase family protein, whose protein sequence is MTSPTGPDRSPIDVVGSVTPETAAVAPRRRRPRALAVIGVVLAAAVVSAGGAYAANAAGAELPVATAVVQETPSTVIDAPAVAWPSYGAGAISAVGVQGPADGGMLSSYGSTGQLPIGSIAKVVTALVVLSAKPIAEGTDGETIAFTSTDVGYYKDSVAENGSVAPVSAGLELTEREALTVLMLPSANNYAKSLAVWAFGSEEGYLAAARTWLDERALTGTVVADTSGLSPATVSTTLEMVVLGELLIGDPVLAPIVALPSAVIPGVGTVENTNKLLGQAGVDGIKTGTTDEAGACLLFSLDTTVEGRPVTLVGVVVGARTHPQLAADVLTLIPTVEAGFRTVTLTEVGQDFGSYTSAWGESAVAESSEAQSLLVWGATTVTTSVSLDPVEVVADGQEVGTVNVDVNGQAYPVPLVADGAIEDPGFGWRVTNPGELFG, encoded by the coding sequence GTGACTTCTCCCACCGGCCCCGACCGCTCGCCGATCGACGTCGTGGGCAGCGTCACCCCGGAGACGGCAGCTGTCGCGCCCCGGCGGCGGCGTCCTCGAGCGCTCGCGGTGATCGGCGTCGTCCTCGCGGCGGCGGTCGTCAGCGCCGGCGGCGCGTATGCGGCGAACGCGGCCGGTGCCGAGCTGCCCGTCGCGACGGCCGTCGTCCAGGAGACGCCGTCGACGGTGATCGATGCGCCCGCGGTCGCGTGGCCGTCCTACGGGGCCGGGGCGATCTCGGCGGTGGGCGTGCAGGGGCCGGCGGACGGCGGGATGCTCTCGAGCTACGGCTCGACCGGGCAGCTGCCGATCGGCAGCATCGCGAAGGTGGTGACGGCGCTGGTCGTGCTGTCGGCGAAGCCGATCGCGGAGGGGACGGACGGCGAGACGATCGCGTTCACGAGCACGGACGTCGGCTACTACAAAGACTCGGTCGCCGAGAACGGCTCGGTCGCTCCGGTGTCGGCGGGGCTGGAGCTCACGGAGCGCGAGGCGCTGACCGTGCTGATGCTGCCCTCCGCCAACAACTACGCGAAGTCGCTCGCCGTCTGGGCCTTCGGCTCGGAGGAGGGTTACCTCGCCGCCGCGCGCACCTGGCTGGACGAGCGCGCGCTCACCGGCACCGTGGTCGCGGACACCAGCGGGCTGTCGCCGGCGACCGTCAGCACGACCCTCGAGATGGTGGTGCTCGGCGAGCTGCTGATCGGCGACCCGGTGCTCGCGCCGATCGTCGCCCTGCCGTCCGCGGTGATCCCAGGAGTGGGGACGGTGGAGAACACCAACAAGCTCCTCGGGCAGGCCGGCGTGGACGGGATCAAGACGGGGACGACGGACGAGGCGGGCGCGTGCCTGCTGTTCTCGCTGGATACCACCGTGGAGGGGCGCCCGGTGACGCTCGTGGGCGTCGTGGTCGGTGCCCGGACGCACCCGCAGCTGGCGGCGGACGTGCTGACGTTGATCCCGACGGTCGAGGCGGGCTTCCGGACGGTGACGCTCACCGAGGTGGGGCAGGACTTCGGGAGCTACACCAGCGCCTGGGGCGAGTCGGCGGTGGCCGAGAGCAGCGAGGCGCAGTCGCTCCTGGTCTGGGGAGCGACGACCGTCACCACCAGCGTGTCGCTCGATCCGGTCGAGGTCGTCGCGGACGGGCAGGAGGTCGGGACCGTGAACGTCGACGTGAACGGGCAGGCGTACCCGGTGCCGCTCGTCGCGGACGGGGCGATCGAGGACCCGGGGTTCGGCTGGCGTGTGACGAACCCGGGCGAGCTGTTCGGGTAG